The following coding sequences are from one Tolumonas lignilytica window:
- the pdxH gene encoding pyridoxamine 5'-phosphate oxidase, whose translation MDIADLRREYLKGGLHREDLPSDPMVLFEKWLRQACDARLVDPTAMSVATVDENGQPFQRIVLLKHYDADGFVFYTNLGSRKAQQIKQNNHVSLLFPWHTLERQVHVTGVAEQLSALEVVKYFHSRPKDSQIAAWVSQQSSRISARSMLESKFMEMKAKFANGEVPLPSFWGGYRIRFDSIEFWQGGAHRLHDRFLYQRHGDTWHIDRLAP comes from the coding sequence ATGGATATTGCTGATTTACGGCGCGAATATTTGAAAGGTGGCTTGCACCGAGAGGATTTACCGAGCGATCCGATGGTGTTGTTTGAAAAATGGTTGCGTCAGGCCTGTGATGCCCGTCTGGTTGACCCGACAGCTATGAGTGTCGCCACGGTGGATGAAAATGGGCAGCCATTTCAGCGCATAGTATTACTGAAGCATTATGATGCGGATGGCTTCGTGTTCTATACCAATTTAGGCAGTCGTAAAGCGCAACAGATCAAACAAAACAACCATGTGAGCTTGTTGTTTCCATGGCATACGTTGGAACGTCAAGTGCATGTGACGGGAGTTGCGGAACAGCTTTCGGCACTGGAGGTCGTGAAATATTTTCATTCCCGTCCGAAAGACAGCCAGATCGCGGCCTGGGTCAGTCAGCAATCCAGCCGGATTTCTGCCCGTAGTATGTTGGAAAGCAAGTTCATGGAGATGAAAGCGAAATTTGCCAATGGTGAAGTGCCGTTACCGAGCTTCTGGGGCGGCTATCGTATTCGTTTCGATAGCATTGAGTTCTGGCAGGGCGGCGCGCATCGGCTGCATGATCGCTTTTTATATCAGCGGCATGGTGATACTTGGCATATTGATCGCTTGGCGCCTTAA
- a CDS encoding DEAD/DEAH box helicase, whose product MTDTENLPSFSELGLAAPILKAVGAVGYENPSPIQAAAIPPLLEGRDLLGQAQTGTGKTGAFALPILSRLNLTQMDTQVLILAPTRELAIQVAEACQSYAQFIPDFHVLPIYGGSSYDSQIRALRRGAQVVVGTPGRVMDMMRRGKLDLSALKTLVLDEADEMLRMGFIDDVEWVIEQCPLDRQIALFSATMPEQIRRIAHRHLKTPVEIKIASKTSTAANIRQRYWLVSGLHKLDAMTRMLEVEPYDALLVFVRTKTAAEELASKLSARGHACEALHGDIPQKLRERTVEKLKAGQLDILIATDVVARGLDVERITHVVNYDIPYDTESYVHRIGRTGRAGRTGDAILFVAPRERRMLRIIEQATRQPIEPMQMPTAKDINKHRLERFKQQIRETLESEEDLQPFHQIINEFLEDENTDPLDLCAALCKMIQGEEPLFMNENEPEPRQRFDDNNDRGNRRERNDRFERGDRFERGDRPERSERRSRAPEGPTARYKVHVGHEHGVKPGQIVGAIANEAGIDSKYIGHIEIYDDFTTVDLPEGMPTEVMNTLKKARVCQRPLDIELFTGEVPEQSRRARPSFGDRRPPRNEGRGEFRGEGRDRPFRGNRDNRDNRGGNDRGERSHHRSERDGGKFRRDR is encoded by the coding sequence ATGACTGATACTGAAAATTTGCCAAGCTTTAGCGAGCTGGGGTTAGCTGCGCCTATTCTGAAAGCTGTGGGAGCTGTTGGATACGAAAATCCTTCTCCAATCCAGGCGGCGGCCATTCCGCCACTGTTGGAAGGTCGTGATCTGTTGGGGCAGGCACAAACAGGTACAGGTAAAACAGGTGCATTTGCTTTACCGATCCTGTCGCGTCTGAATTTAACTCAAATGGATACACAGGTATTGATCCTGGCTCCTACCCGTGAACTGGCGATTCAGGTTGCCGAAGCTTGTCAGAGCTACGCACAATTTATTCCTGATTTCCATGTACTGCCAATCTATGGTGGTTCATCTTACGATTCACAGATCCGCGCATTGCGCCGTGGTGCTCAGGTTGTTGTGGGCACGCCAGGCCGTGTGATGGACATGATGCGTCGCGGCAAGCTAGATTTGTCTGCACTGAAAACACTGGTGCTGGATGAAGCAGATGAAATGTTGCGTATGGGCTTCATTGATGACGTGGAATGGGTGATCGAGCAGTGCCCATTAGATCGTCAGATCGCCTTGTTCTCTGCAACTATGCCGGAACAGATCCGCCGTATTGCGCACCGTCATCTGAAGACGCCGGTGGAAATCAAGATCGCTTCTAAAACCAGCACCGCGGCAAACATTCGTCAGCGCTACTGGTTAGTGTCTGGTTTACATAAACTGGACGCCATGACTCGTATGCTGGAAGTTGAGCCTTACGATGCATTGCTGGTATTTGTCCGTACCAAAACAGCAGCGGAAGAACTGGCTAGCAAATTGTCTGCTCGCGGTCATGCTTGTGAAGCATTGCATGGTGATATTCCACAGAAATTGCGTGAACGTACAGTTGAAAAACTGAAAGCTGGTCAGCTGGATATTCTGATTGCGACCGACGTGGTTGCACGTGGTCTGGACGTAGAACGTATTACTCACGTAGTGAACTACGATATTCCTTACGATACAGAATCTTATGTTCACCGTATTGGCCGTACCGGTCGTGCGGGCCGTACTGGTGACGCGATCCTGTTTGTTGCACCGCGTGAGCGTCGTATGCTGCGTATCATCGAGCAGGCCACTCGCCAGCCGATCGAACCAATGCAGATGCCAACAGCGAAAGATATTAACAAACATCGTCTGGAACGCTTCAAGCAACAGATCCGTGAAACGCTGGAATCTGAAGAAGATCTGCAGCCGTTCCACCAGATCATCAATGAGTTTCTGGAGGATGAAAACACCGATCCGTTGGATCTGTGTGCCGCGCTGTGCAAGATGATTCAGGGCGAAGAGCCGTTGTTCATGAATGAAAATGAGCCGGAACCGCGTCAGCGTTTTGATGACAACAATGATCGTGGCAACCGTCGTGAGCGTAACGATCGTTTCGAACGCGGTGACCGTTTTGAGCGTGGCGATCGCCCAGAGCGCAGCGAACGTCGTTCCCGTGCACCGGAAGGCCCGACAGCGCGTTATAAAGTGCATGTAGGTCATGAACATGGCGTGAAACCAGGCCAGATCGTGGGTGCTATTGCCAACGAAGCGGGTATCGACAGCAAATATATCGGTCACATTGAAATCTATGATGATTTCACGACTGTTGATTTGCCGGAAGGTATGCCAACCGAAGTGATGAACACACTGAAAAAAGCGCGTGTTTGTCAGCGTCCGCTGGATATTGAATTGTTCACTGGTGAAGTGCCGGAACAGTCACGTCGTGCACGCCCATCTTTTGGCGATCGCCGTCCGCCTCGTAACGAGGGTCGTGGCGAATTCCGCGGGGAAGGTCGTGACCGTCCATTCCGTGGCAATCGCGACAACCGTGATAACCGTGGTGGTAATGATCGTGGCGAACGTTCTCATCACCGCAGTGAGCGCGATGGCGGTAAATTCCGTCGTGACCGTTAA
- the mscK gene encoding mechanosensitive channel MscK, which yields MQKQRILRTLLSGCLLLISTTLFAVEQPELPTRASLDSKLASLNKRDTLTVAEKAQKEDIEQTLSFLDSIEKEKIKVKDQDRSLTKTPAKLKEFVRLLDQIHKNDAQDTEQLKTDLSRLSQTQLDSRLTDLLSQLQNAQNDLGNVNSQITFLQTLPERTQAAMSQDYQRMQDIRNRLSGVSSKQNSEITPSLRVRLNTELTLLQLRQEQRQKDLDSNTSQQELYNKQRDYLTAQIAQLNNWVQLLQQQVNNKRLTLTEKTVEESGSAGANAQTLPPVLQKEMKINQQLSQQLIDTTQGVNTLVQENIKVKNWLDRTTQTEQNLNEQISVLKGTLLLSKILYQQRQMLPDSNDLARGSEEHIADLRLAQFDINQQRDQLYQRDEYISKLLEKNKGDALTTEQMATLTETLDGRQQLLDQLNKQLGQELNLAINLQLNQQQLERVSNSLQSTLQQQIFWVSSNKPIDISWLTALPGALLSQWQAVSLSINLRNWLADSFKIFPAALVMLTLAGIMIWRRQAIQQRFEQLAGEVGHLRSDTHSHTPKAILLVFLRTIPGALLIMSTGSLLLFSGLLSPLVIGELSFRMALAYMAFGSIRRMLKPEGLAQKHFGHNHLTIAHLRKALRNIWYTLLPLIFIATLGELDPTRLANDVAGEIICLVSLLLLSVELFTIVRKHPHNKQTSLWRSLTALALGLLPLVLIGLLVFGYYYTALKLSARLIETFYLVAVWVLLYETALRGLSVAARRLAYRRALAKRQQRTENSDNVEVTDDKPISLEQINEQTLRLVNVALMLVFAGAFYWLWSDLVAVFAYLDSITLWHHTVGTDSNAVLEAVSLRDLLAGGVIAIVTYILTRNLPGLLEVLVLSRLQLAQGTSYAITTVLSYLITAVGSIATLSTVGMEWSRLQWLVAALSVGLGFGLQEIFANFVSGLIILFERPVRIGDTITVSGFSGTVNKIRIRATTITDFDRKEIIIPNRAFVTERLINWSLSDTVTRVVLRIGVSYGSDLDLTRKLLLQAAHENPRVMKEPEPSVYFLTFGASTLDHEMRFFVRELGDRNPALDELNRRIDKLFAENGINIAFNQVEVTLKNAHGDVVSIDAATAAAGAAATTVDTANQAPDQEKK from the coding sequence ATGCAGAAACAGCGAATTCTCCGCACTCTGTTATCCGGATGCCTTCTTCTGATCAGCACAACTCTCTTTGCCGTTGAGCAACCAGAGTTACCAACACGAGCCAGTCTTGATAGTAAACTAGCCAGTTTGAATAAACGCGATACACTCACTGTCGCCGAAAAAGCACAGAAAGAGGATATTGAGCAAACCCTTTCATTTCTGGATTCTATCGAAAAAGAAAAAATCAAAGTCAAAGATCAGGATCGTTCACTCACCAAAACACCGGCGAAATTAAAAGAGTTTGTACGGTTATTAGACCAAATACATAAAAATGATGCACAAGACACGGAACAGTTAAAAACCGATCTGAGCCGCTTATCTCAGACACAACTCGACAGCCGTCTAACCGATTTGTTAAGTCAGCTACAAAATGCCCAAAATGATTTGGGAAATGTAAATAGCCAGATCACCTTCCTGCAAACCCTGCCTGAGCGTACGCAAGCTGCGATGAGTCAGGACTACCAGCGTATGCAGGATATTCGTAATCGCTTAAGCGGTGTAAGTAGCAAACAGAATAGTGAAATTACGCCTTCCTTACGCGTGCGTCTGAATACCGAACTCACACTATTACAGCTACGTCAGGAACAGCGCCAGAAAGATCTGGATAGCAATACCAGTCAGCAAGAACTTTATAACAAACAGCGTGATTATCTGACCGCCCAGATCGCACAACTGAATAACTGGGTGCAACTATTGCAGCAGCAGGTGAATAATAAGCGCCTGACTCTCACTGAAAAAACGGTGGAAGAAAGTGGGTCAGCCGGAGCCAATGCCCAAACTCTGCCCCCCGTGCTGCAAAAAGAGATGAAAATTAATCAACAGCTTAGTCAGCAACTCATTGATACCACGCAAGGCGTTAACACGCTGGTACAGGAAAATATCAAAGTTAAGAACTGGCTGGATCGTACGACTCAGACAGAACAGAACCTGAATGAGCAGATTTCAGTGCTAAAGGGCACACTGCTACTATCAAAAATTCTCTATCAACAACGCCAGATGCTACCGGACTCTAACGATCTAGCTCGAGGTTCCGAAGAACATATCGCTGACCTGCGACTGGCCCAGTTTGATATCAACCAGCAACGTGATCAGCTTTATCAGCGCGATGAATACATCAGCAAGTTGTTAGAAAAAAACAAAGGTGATGCACTAACCACTGAGCAAATGGCAACATTGACAGAAACGTTGGATGGCCGCCAGCAGTTGCTGGATCAGCTAAATAAACAACTCGGGCAGGAACTGAACTTAGCCATCAACCTGCAACTGAATCAGCAACAGCTGGAGCGCGTCAGTAATTCATTGCAATCGACACTGCAACAGCAAATTTTCTGGGTCAGCAGTAACAAACCTATCGATATCTCATGGTTAACCGCATTACCCGGGGCTTTATTGTCGCAGTGGCAAGCTGTCAGTCTGAGTATTAATCTAAGAAACTGGTTGGCAGACTCTTTCAAGATTTTCCCAGCCGCCTTGGTGATGCTGACCCTGGCAGGGATCATGATCTGGCGACGCCAAGCTATTCAGCAACGATTTGAACAACTGGCCGGCGAGGTCGGGCATCTGCGCTCAGATACTCATTCACATACACCTAAAGCCATTTTGTTGGTATTCCTGCGCACGATCCCTGGTGCCTTGCTGATCATGAGTACTGGTTCGCTGCTGTTGTTCAGTGGTCTTTTATCGCCATTGGTGATTGGTGAACTATCCTTCCGAATGGCACTGGCCTATATGGCATTTGGTTCCATCCGTCGGATGCTAAAGCCAGAAGGGCTGGCACAGAAACATTTTGGCCACAACCACCTGACTATCGCACATCTACGCAAAGCCCTGAGAAACATCTGGTATACCCTGTTACCGCTGATTTTTATCGCGACCCTGGGTGAACTCGATCCAACCCGTCTGGCTAATGATGTCGCCGGCGAGATCATCTGCCTGGTGAGTTTACTACTGTTGTCGGTGGAACTGTTTACCATCGTACGCAAACACCCACATAACAAACAAACCAGCCTGTGGCGCAGTCTGACTGCGCTGGCTCTTGGCCTCCTGCCGCTGGTATTGATTGGTCTGCTGGTGTTTGGTTATTACTACACGGCATTGAAACTCAGCGCCCGTCTGATCGAGACATTTTATCTGGTCGCAGTCTGGGTATTGCTCTATGAAACCGCACTGCGTGGCTTGTCCGTTGCTGCTCGCCGTCTGGCCTACCGCCGGGCACTGGCGAAACGCCAGCAACGAACTGAAAATAGCGACAATGTGGAAGTGACCGATGATAAGCCAATCTCACTGGAACAAATCAATGAACAAACGTTGCGCTTGGTCAATGTTGCGCTGATGTTGGTTTTTGCCGGTGCATTCTACTGGTTGTGGTCTGATTTAGTCGCCGTATTTGCCTACCTGGACAGCATTACGCTGTGGCACCATACCGTGGGTACGGATTCTAACGCCGTACTGGAAGCCGTGAGCCTGCGTGATCTGCTAGCCGGCGGTGTGATTGCGATCGTCACCTATATTCTGACCCGCAACTTACCCGGTCTGCTTGAAGTCTTAGTGTTGTCGCGCCTGCAACTGGCACAGGGAACCTCCTATGCCATTACCACGGTACTCTCTTATCTGATCACCGCCGTCGGTTCGATCGCCACACTGTCGACCGTGGGCATGGAATGGAGCCGACTACAGTGGCTGGTCGCTGCGTTATCGGTAGGTCTCGGTTTTGGTTTGCAGGAAATCTTCGCCAACTTTGTTTCCGGTTTGATCATTCTCTTCGAACGTCCGGTGCGCATCGGGGATACCATTACGGTTTCCGGCTTCTCCGGTACCGTCAATAAGATCCGTATCCGAGCCACGACCATTACCGATTTCGACCGCAAAGAGATCATTATCCCTAACCGCGCATTTGTGACCGAGCGTCTGATCAACTGGTCATTAAGTGATACTGTAACCCGTGTGGTATTGCGGATCGGGGTATCTTACGGTTCCGATCTGGATCTGACCCGCAAGTTGTTACTGCAGGCGGCGCATGAAAATCCGCGCGTCATGAAAGAGCCGGAACCCAGTGTCTATTTCCTGACATTCGGTGCCAGTACACTGGATCATGAAATGCGTTTCTTTGTCCGCGAATTGGGTGATCGTAATCCGGCATTGGATGAACTGAACCGCCGCATAGATAAATTGTTTGCAGAAAACGGGATCAATATTGCGTTCAATCAGGTGGAAGTCACCCTGAAGAATGCGCATGGTGATGTCGTCAGCATTGATGCTGCCACTGCAGCAGCGGGCGCAGCGGCAACCACAGTTGATACCGCCAATCAGGCTCCCGATCAGGAAAAGAAATAA
- a CDS encoding hotdog fold thioesterase, with protein sequence MAVIWQRDFTLASLNAGSLNTLVAHLGIEYTAIGDDYLQATMPVDSRTHQPMGLLHGGASVVLAETLGSVAGNLCVPRTHCCVGLDINANHLRAKRDGVVTGIARPVHLGATTQVWQINLQDERERLLCTSRLTLAVLSQKKRSGRE encoded by the coding sequence ATTGCGGTGATTTGGCAACGGGATTTTACGCTGGCGAGTTTGAATGCAGGTTCTCTGAATACACTGGTCGCGCATCTTGGTATCGAATACACCGCAATCGGTGATGACTATCTGCAGGCGACCATGCCGGTAGATAGTCGAACTCACCAGCCGATGGGATTGCTGCACGGTGGTGCCTCGGTTGTCTTGGCGGAAACATTGGGTTCGGTGGCTGGTAATCTGTGCGTACCGCGGACTCACTGTTGTGTGGGGTTGGATATTAATGCCAACCACTTGCGGGCAAAACGAGACGGTGTGGTGACTGGCATTGCCCGGCCGGTTCATCTGGGCGCAACGACCCAAGTCTGGCAGATTAACCTGCAAGACGAACGCGAACGGCTTTTATGTACCAGTCGCCTGACATTGGCTGTGCTTTCACAGAAAAAACGAAGTGGAAGAGAATAG
- a CDS encoding D-2-hydroxyglutarate dehydrogenase YdiJ → MIPRLTPQDSLKQPYIAFLTALARAGFSGDIDSSYSSRLAVATDNSVYQWLPQAVVHPKTTEDIALMLKLAAEPVYRQITFSPRGGGTGTNGQSLSDGIMVDLSLYMTAVLELDSAARRVKVQAGLVKDKLNVTLKPHNLFFSPELSTSNRATIGGMVNTDASGQGSLKYGKTSDHVLGVRAVLMDGSVIDAFPVSGEALQAKLEQLDREGDIYRLVWDIARGKRADIEATFPQLNRFLTGYDLTHVYDPTTETLDLSRLLCGSEGTLAFITEILLDLTPIPTYRALVNIKFDSFESALRNAPLMVEAEALSVETVDSRVLELARADIVWHSVKNYITDVADKEMMGLNIVEYAGAEAAEQQPKMQALCKKLDELMAAGKAGIIGYQTTEDLASIEAIYAMRKKAVGLLGNAPGRKKPVAFTEDTAVPPEKLADFIMEFRALLDANQLTYGMFGHVDAGVLHVRPALDMCDPQQEVTLRKISDQVVKLTAKYGGLMWGEHGRGFRSEYGPEFFGDLFVELRRIKGVFDPDNRLNPGKICTPLNSTDELVSVDATKRGAYDRQIPVRIRDSFKEALECNGNGLCFTFETSSPMCPSFKLSGDRRESPKGRAGLMREWLRQLEAQGVDVLSEEAALEHGVFRWKDLVDRALNTFAKRRGDYDFSHEVMDAMQSCLACKACSSQCPIKVDVPSFRSRFIQLYHQRYLRPAKDYFVATVEGYAPLMAKTPGMVNFFLKKQWVQKLTEKTIGMVDVPILSQPTLKQHLAGHEALLFQLEKLEAMSPDARSKVVLVVQDPFTSFYDADVVRDLILLIEKLGYRPLLLPFKPNGKPQHIKGFLRSFARTAADSSQFLNRLHKLGVPMVGPDPAMVLCYRDEYVRALGDARGDFKVQLPQEWLLSVLDSLPQKEVGTETFYLMGHCTEKTAEPSSNSDWAKVFMQFGAKLQSVAVGCCGMAGTYGHDVKHLDDSRQIYKNSWQPALAKLPTAYALATGYSCRSQVKRIDGNKLKHPIQALLSLL, encoded by the coding sequence ATGATCCCGAGACTGACACCTCAAGACAGCCTGAAACAACCGTATATCGCTTTTCTGACCGCATTAGCTCGCGCCGGATTCAGTGGCGATATTGATTCTTCTTATTCCAGCCGTTTAGCCGTTGCGACTGATAACAGTGTGTATCAGTGGTTACCACAGGCGGTGGTGCATCCAAAAACGACAGAAGATATCGCTCTGATGCTGAAATTGGCTGCAGAGCCTGTTTATCGTCAGATCACGTTTTCTCCGCGCGGTGGCGGTACAGGCACGAACGGGCAGTCACTGAGTGACGGCATTATGGTTGATCTTTCCTTATATATGACTGCGGTGTTGGAACTCGACAGCGCTGCTCGTCGTGTGAAGGTGCAAGCTGGTCTGGTAAAAGACAAACTGAATGTGACCTTGAAGCCACACAATTTGTTTTTCTCTCCGGAACTCTCTACCAGTAACCGTGCCACCATCGGCGGCATGGTCAATACTGATGCATCCGGTCAAGGCTCTCTGAAGTATGGTAAAACCTCTGACCATGTTCTGGGTGTGCGTGCGGTGTTGATGGATGGCTCTGTCATTGATGCTTTTCCAGTGAGTGGTGAGGCATTACAGGCAAAACTTGAGCAATTAGATCGAGAAGGGGATATCTACCGTCTGGTATGGGATATTGCACGCGGCAAACGTGCCGATATTGAAGCGACGTTTCCTCAGCTGAACCGCTTTCTCACAGGCTATGATTTAACCCATGTTTATGACCCTACCACTGAAACGTTGGATCTGAGTCGTTTATTGTGTGGTTCGGAAGGCACGTTGGCGTTTATTACCGAAATCCTGCTTGATTTGACCCCGATCCCAACCTACCGCGCGCTGGTTAATATCAAATTTGATAGCTTTGAATCTGCACTGCGTAATGCTCCGTTGATGGTTGAGGCTGAAGCGCTGTCAGTAGAAACCGTTGATTCACGAGTATTAGAACTGGCTCGCGCTGACATCGTTTGGCATTCCGTGAAAAACTACATCACGGATGTAGCTGATAAAGAGATGATGGGATTAAACATCGTCGAATATGCCGGTGCAGAAGCGGCAGAGCAACAGCCTAAAATGCAGGCATTATGTAAGAAGCTGGATGAGTTAATGGCAGCCGGTAAGGCCGGTATTATTGGCTATCAGACCACCGAAGATTTAGCCAGCATCGAAGCCATCTATGCGATGCGTAAAAAGGCGGTCGGTCTGTTGGGGAATGCGCCGGGTCGTAAAAAGCCCGTTGCTTTTACCGAAGATACAGCGGTGCCGCCGGAAAAACTGGCTGATTTTATTATGGAGTTCCGGGCATTACTGGATGCAAACCAGCTGACCTATGGCATGTTTGGCCATGTGGATGCAGGGGTATTGCATGTCCGCCCAGCTCTGGATATGTGCGACCCGCAACAAGAAGTGACGTTGCGTAAGATTTCGGATCAGGTGGTGAAACTGACGGCCAAATATGGTGGCCTGATGTGGGGCGAGCACGGTCGGGGTTTCCGTTCTGAATATGGGCCGGAATTCTTTGGCGATTTGTTTGTCGAACTGCGCCGTATTAAAGGTGTGTTTGATCCGGATAATCGCCTGAATCCGGGCAAAATTTGTACACCACTCAATTCTACTGATGAATTAGTTTCGGTTGATGCGACCAAGCGTGGTGCCTACGATCGCCAGATCCCGGTGCGGATCCGTGATTCGTTCAAAGAAGCGTTGGAATGTAATGGTAACGGGCTGTGTTTTACCTTTGAAACCAGTTCACCGATGTGCCCGTCATTTAAATTAAGCGGTGATCGTCGTGAATCACCGAAAGGCCGTGCCGGTTTGATGCGTGAATGGCTGCGTCAGCTGGAGGCGCAGGGTGTGGATGTCTTGAGTGAAGAAGCTGCACTTGAACATGGTGTTTTCCGCTGGAAAGACTTGGTTGATCGGGCTCTGAATACATTTGCCAAGCGCCGTGGCGACTATGATTTTTCGCATGAAGTCATGGATGCCATGCAAAGCTGTCTGGCGTGTAAAGCCTGTTCCAGCCAATGTCCAATCAAGGTGGATGTGCCTTCTTTCCGTTCGCGCTTCATTCAGCTTTATCATCAACGCTATCTGCGTCCGGCAAAAGATTATTTTGTCGCAACCGTTGAAGGCTATGCGCCGTTAATGGCGAAGACGCCGGGCATGGTCAACTTTTTCCTGAAAAAACAGTGGGTACAAAAACTGACCGAAAAAACCATCGGTATGGTCGATGTGCCGATTCTGAGCCAGCCAACGTTGAAACAACACTTGGCCGGTCACGAAGCCTTGTTATTCCAGTTGGAAAAACTGGAAGCCATGTCACCGGATGCCCGCAGCAAAGTGGTGTTGGTGGTGCAGGATCCATTCACGTCATTCTACGATGCTGATGTCGTGCGTGATCTGATCCTGCTGATCGAAAAACTGGGCTATCGTCCGTTACTGCTGCCATTTAAGCCGAACGGTAAACCGCAACATATTAAAGGATTCCTGCGCAGTTTTGCTCGTACCGCCGCAGATAGCTCACAGTTCCTGAATCGTCTGCATAAACTGGGCGTGCCGATGGTGGGTCCTGATCCGGCGATGGTGCTTTGCTATCGTGATGAATATGTGCGTGCCCTAGGTGATGCCCGTGGTGATTTTAAAGTGCAATTGCCACAGGAATGGTTGCTGTCGGTGTTGGATTCCTTACCGCAAAAAGAAGTTGGTACTGAAACCTTCTATCTGATGGGACATTGTACCGAGAAAACGGCAGAGCCAAGCAGTAACAGCGACTGGGCGAAAGTCTTTATGCAGTTCGGGGCTAAGTTACAATCGGTGGCTGTGGGTTGTTGCGGTATGGCCGGAACATATGGGCATGATGTCAAACATCTGGATGATTCTCGTCAGATTTACAAAAACAGCTGGCAGCCCGCTTTGGCGAAATTACCGACGGCGTATGCGCTGGCGACCGGTTATTCCTGCCGCAGCCAGGTGAAGCGTATTGATGGTAATAAGCTGAAACATCCGATTCAGGCTTTGTTATCATTATTATAA
- a CDS encoding RsmB/NOP family class I SAM-dependent RNA methyltransferase, producing the protein MRTYALTPLECGSVQAILSAVLNEQSPVDRAIAQEFKMERMPETAQLHVIDAVGDILRRLSLLAFLADVPVAQAGIAVQSLICQWHMLQNRQLPNLRVADQCDLKVFETRRELARQQPALWDGCPEWLEQLGQAQLGLQWPAERAALTQAAKRYIRVNALKCNETQLQHRLQQEHIDTRLVDGVPGALEVTSNGSLFRTQAFKDGWFEQQDAGSQQIAPFLGVEPGMRVIDACAGAGGKTLHLAALMAGKGRLLAMDVEQWKLDNLRLRARRAGAHNIEPRLIESSKTIKRLKESADRLLLDVPCSGLGVLKRNPDTKWRDTAERLPVLLELQADILRRYSKMVKVGGQLVYATCSLLPAENQDQVAKFINECDGQFSLLKEQSISPAQTGFDGFYMALLQRN; encoded by the coding sequence ATGCGTACCTATGCTCTTACCCCGCTGGAATGCGGTTCTGTGCAGGCGATCTTGTCTGCGGTCTTGAATGAACAGTCCCCGGTTGATCGTGCGATTGCTCAGGAATTCAAAATGGAACGCATGCCCGAAACGGCCCAGCTTCATGTCATTGATGCCGTCGGTGATATACTCCGTCGGCTGAGTTTGCTGGCCTTTCTCGCGGATGTACCGGTGGCACAAGCGGGTATTGCCGTACAATCACTGATCTGCCAATGGCACATGTTACAGAATCGTCAATTGCCAAACCTTCGTGTTGCCGATCAGTGTGATTTAAAAGTATTTGAAACACGCCGTGAACTGGCACGCCAGCAACCTGCACTATGGGATGGTTGCCCTGAATGGCTCGAACAATTGGGGCAGGCGCAATTGGGCCTGCAATGGCCCGCCGAACGGGCGGCTCTCACGCAAGCTGCTAAACGCTACATTCGTGTCAATGCACTGAAATGTAATGAAACACAGCTGCAACATCGCCTGCAGCAGGAACATATTGATACCCGCCTGGTAGACGGCGTACCCGGCGCACTGGAAGTCACCTCCAATGGTTCCTTATTCCGCACACAGGCATTTAAAGATGGCTGGTTTGAACAGCAAGATGCCGGTTCTCAGCAAATTGCCCCCTTCCTTGGTGTTGAACCAGGAATGCGCGTGATCGATGCCTGTGCCGGTGCCGGTGGCAAAACCCTGCATCTGGCAGCATTAATGGCAGGCAAAGGGCGTCTGTTAGCGATGGATGTAGAACAGTGGAAACTGGACAACCTGCGCCTGCGCGCCCGTCGTGCCGGTGCGCATAATATTGAACCAAGACTGATCGAAAGCAGCAAAACCATCAAACGCCTGAAGGAAAGTGCCGATCGGCTGTTGCTGGATGTTCCCTGCTCCGGTTTAGGCGTGTTAAAACGCAATCCCGATACCAAATGGCGCGATACCGCAGAACGGTTACCGGTCTTGCTCGAATTGCAGGCCGATATTCTGCGGCGCTACAGCAAAATGGTGAAAGTTGGGGGGCAACTGGTCTATGCCACCTGCAGTTTATTGCCGGCAGAAAATCAGGATCAGGTAGCCAAATTTATCAATGAATGTGATGGCCAGTTCAGCCTGTTAAAGGAGCAAAGTATCAGCCCCGCGCAGACCGGTTTTGATGGTTTCTATATGGCATTGCTGCAGCGTAACTGA